In a genomic window of Gemmatimonadales bacterium:
- a CDS encoding CDP-alcohol phosphatidyltransferase family protein yields the protein MSLARVPLAVAFALFGRMEVRVLVLAAAAASDLLDGWLARRLGPSKLGAALDPVTDKVFMITAFGMLALSGGLTPLEVAGVLLRDILAPFGYLASVALRRPFTVPARAGGKMVTTGQSLTLFAWLMGSPYLEPLAWATAAMALYAIADYGRLAVRHASPS from the coding sequence GTGTCCCTCGCGCGAGTGCCGCTGGCGGTCGCGTTCGCCCTGTTCGGCCGGATGGAAGTGCGGGTCTTGGTCCTCGCGGCCGCCGCGGCTAGCGACCTCCTGGACGGATGGCTCGCGCGCAGGCTGGGCCCGTCGAAGCTCGGCGCAGCGCTCGATCCGGTGACGGACAAGGTGTTCATGATCACCGCCTTCGGGATGCTGGCCCTATCGGGCGGGCTCACCCCGCTCGAGGTCGCCGGCGTGCTGCTGCGGGACATTCTGGCGCCGTTCGGGTATCTGGCGAGCGTCGCCCTGCGCCGGCCGTTCACCGTCCCGGCGCGCGCCGGCGGCAAAATGGTGACCACCGGCCAGAGCCTGACCCTGTTCGCCTGGCTGATGGGTTCGCCGTACTTGGAGCCGCTGGCGTGGGCCACCGCCGCGATGGCGCTCTACGCCATCGCCGACTACGGCCGCCTGGCGGTCCGTCACGCATCGCCTTCCTGA
- a CDS encoding cyclic nucleotide-binding domain-containing protein codes for MDLSLLKQAAIFADLDEGELARVAEVCKEQKFLSAKTIFKEGEPSNRLYIIADGDVRISRIIPGSGEEALAVLKKGTCFGEMGIFDQSERSTDAIANTDCTLLTITRSDFELLLDFNRDIAYKVLWAVVRMLSSRLRATNDNLRSFLAMSMF; via the coding sequence ATGGACCTCTCACTCCTCAAGCAGGCGGCCATCTTCGCGGACCTCGACGAGGGCGAGCTCGCGCGCGTGGCCGAGGTGTGCAAGGAGCAGAAGTTTCTTAGTGCGAAGACGATTTTCAAAGAGGGCGAGCCGAGCAACCGCCTCTACATAATCGCCGACGGCGACGTCCGGATCAGCCGGATCATCCCCGGCAGCGGCGAGGAGGCGCTCGCGGTCCTGAAGAAGGGGACCTGCTTCGGCGAGATGGGCATCTTCGACCAGTCCGAGCGCTCGACGGACGCCATCGCCAACACGGACTGCACCCTCCTCACGATCACCCGCTCCGACTTCGAGCTGCTGCTCGACTTCAACCGCGACATCGCCTACAAGGTGCTGTGGGCCGTGGTCCGGATGCTCTCGTCCCGGTTGCGCGCGACCAACGACAACCTGAGGTCGTTCCTCGCGATGTCGATGTTCTAG
- a CDS encoding acetate--CoA ligase family protein: MIALVDVSKVYVSLVRRRVRAERTTPHSPCYVHPVLDAILKPGSIAVIGASRQPDTIGFQILDNLVRWGFHGPVYPVNPNATSIHSIRAYPSVGAIPDPVDLAIIVVRKQFVLDVAEECGRKGVKGLVVITAGFAEVGGEGVAREQKLVEIVKRYGMRMVGPNCMGVLNTDPAVSMLATFAPSMPPHGSVAIVSQSGAMGQSILDYGEELGIGVHQFVSVGNKPDVSGNDLLEYWADDPNVGAILMYLESFGNPKRFFRIAKSLTRKKPIFVVKAGRTAAGARAASSHTAALAGTDLAADVLMHQSGVIRAQTVEELFDYAMAFPRLPMPKGDRVAIISNAGGPAIILADACESQGLRVVELSPETQRAIRERVPDEATVRNPVDLIASAKADTYRAVITLVLQDPNVDAVIASLIPPLGIQARDVAVAIREAAATRKEIPVIAVLLGRNGVPAGLKELVDAGIPGYVFPESAVRALAALNRYRLWLERPEGTVQNFPADRDGATAIIDGALRAGREKLTEGESLAMLDAYGIPTAPWKVVRSADEAAREAAAMGFPVVLKAVSQAIIHKSDVGGVVVGIASEAEVRSGYVRMRERVRERAGVEVEAVLVQKMVAGGRETIIGSTRDVKAGPLLMFGLGGLFVEVLKDVTFRVHPVTDLDAREMVRSIRGYPLLEGVRGETSVDLVQLEEMVQRVSQMVGDHEAIVEMDVNPLVAFPDRVVALDARFKVAAPAT, encoded by the coding sequence GTGATCGCGCTCGTCGACGTCTCGAAGGTCTACGTTTCGCTCGTCCGCCGCCGAGTGCGTGCCGAACGTACCACTCCCCACTCCCCCTGCTACGTTCACCCCGTGCTCGACGCCATCCTCAAGCCGGGATCCATCGCGGTCATCGGCGCATCACGCCAGCCGGACACGATCGGCTTCCAGATTCTCGACAACCTGGTGCGCTGGGGCTTCCACGGGCCCGTCTACCCGGTCAATCCCAACGCCACTTCGATCCATTCCATCAGGGCCTACCCCTCGGTCGGCGCCATCCCGGACCCGGTGGACCTGGCGATCATCGTGGTGCGCAAACAGTTCGTGCTCGACGTCGCGGAGGAGTGCGGCCGGAAGGGCGTGAAAGGACTGGTGGTGATCACCGCGGGCTTCGCCGAAGTCGGCGGTGAGGGGGTCGCGCGAGAGCAGAAGCTGGTGGAGATCGTGAAGCGATACGGGATGCGGATGGTGGGGCCCAACTGCATGGGAGTGCTGAATACCGACCCCGCGGTATCGATGCTTGCGACCTTCGCGCCATCCATGCCACCCCACGGCTCCGTGGCGATCGTGAGCCAGTCGGGCGCCATGGGCCAGAGCATCCTCGACTACGGCGAGGAGCTCGGCATCGGCGTCCATCAGTTCGTCTCGGTCGGCAACAAGCCGGACGTCTCGGGCAACGACCTCCTCGAGTACTGGGCCGACGACCCGAACGTCGGCGCGATCCTCATGTACCTCGAGAGCTTCGGCAACCCGAAGCGGTTCTTCCGGATCGCGAAGTCACTGACCCGCAAGAAGCCGATCTTCGTCGTGAAGGCGGGCCGCACCGCGGCCGGAGCACGGGCTGCGTCGTCGCATACGGCGGCGCTGGCCGGCACCGACTTGGCGGCCGATGTGCTGATGCACCAATCCGGCGTGATCCGCGCCCAGACCGTCGAGGAACTGTTCGACTACGCCATGGCCTTCCCACGCCTGCCGATGCCCAAGGGCGATCGCGTGGCGATCATCAGCAACGCCGGCGGCCCGGCCATCATCCTCGCGGATGCGTGCGAATCGCAGGGCCTGCGCGTCGTGGAGCTCTCGCCGGAGACGCAGCGGGCCATCCGGGAGCGCGTCCCCGACGAGGCGACGGTCCGCAATCCGGTTGACCTCATCGCCTCCGCGAAGGCGGACACCTATCGCGCCGTGATCACGCTGGTACTTCAGGACCCGAACGTCGACGCCGTCATCGCGTCGCTGATCCCGCCGCTCGGCATCCAGGCGCGCGACGTCGCGGTGGCGATCCGCGAGGCGGCGGCCACCCGCAAGGAGATCCCGGTGATCGCCGTGCTGCTGGGGCGGAACGGCGTGCCGGCGGGGCTGAAAGAGCTCGTGGACGCCGGCATCCCCGGGTACGTATTCCCAGAGTCGGCGGTGCGCGCCCTCGCCGCGCTGAACCGCTATCGGCTGTGGCTCGAGCGACCCGAAGGCACGGTGCAGAACTTCCCTGCGGACCGGGACGGCGCAACCGCGATCATCGATGGGGCGCTGCGCGCGGGCCGAGAGAAACTCACCGAAGGCGAGTCGCTCGCGATGCTCGACGCGTACGGCATCCCGACGGCGCCATGGAAGGTAGTGCGTTCGGCGGACGAGGCGGCGCGCGAAGCGGCGGCGATGGGTTTCCCCGTGGTCCTCAAGGCAGTGAGTCAGGCGATCATCCACAAGAGCGACGTGGGCGGCGTCGTCGTCGGCATCGCGAGCGAGGCCGAGGTGCGCAGCGGATACGTCCGCATGCGGGAGCGGGTGCGGGAGCGGGCCGGCGTCGAGGTCGAGGCGGTGCTCGTCCAGAAGATGGTCGCCGGCGGGCGCGAGACGATCATCGGCTCCACGCGCGACGTCAAGGCCGGTCCCCTCCTGATGTTCGGACTGGGCGGCTTGTTCGTGGAGGTCCTGAAGGACGTCACCTTCCGCGTGCATCCGGTCACCGACCTTGACGCGAGAGAGATGGTGCGAAGTATCCGGGGCTACCCGCTGCTGGAAGGCGTGCGGGGCGAGACGTCGGTGGACCTGGTCCAGCTCGAGGAGATGGTGCAGCGCGTGTCCCAGATGGTCGGCGACCACGAAGCGATCGTCGAGATGGACGTCAACCCGCTGGTGGCGTTCCCGGACCGGGTGGTGGCCCTGGACGCGCGCTTCAAGGTCGCCGCGCCGGCGACCTAG
- a CDS encoding tetratricopeptide repeat protein, with amino-acid sequence MPDPFWSSDEFDERAHQLYNEGQYDQAIEVLREGLLIYPEAVELHVGMGYARLAREEYAWARRTFAAALSLEPDHEDALAGMGEVLLKLGEGRSGLACFDRVLALGFGEDLDIVLQMGRALFRDGYLDHARRFFDVALRAHAESAEASACVGYAAHRLSQEKDSIRWLRRALEIDPDHSEARVYLANLLYDRGQSEEALAEFEKSDPEEHWDELGIWRVIELKKTIYRLPDDDPELRPWLVRLADLAGEADATELLLAEIEAAGPDGTGSRDPAQLELFGTLLTELQEMRKRTRSGEVHRIATPDGTSYIGTWEEIVLCMRDADATFAGRPIDEYLAGAAQRASQLTGIAIPATDAESFIRGSADAGLLRIVR; translated from the coding sequence ATGCCCGATCCGTTCTGGAGCTCTGACGAGTTCGATGAACGCGCGCACCAGCTGTACAACGAAGGGCAATACGACCAGGCGATCGAAGTGCTCCGCGAAGGTCTGTTGATCTATCCCGAAGCCGTCGAGCTCCACGTGGGGATGGGCTACGCCCGCCTCGCGCGGGAGGAGTATGCCTGGGCGCGGCGCACCTTCGCCGCGGCGCTGTCGCTCGAGCCGGACCACGAGGACGCGTTGGCGGGGATGGGTGAGGTGCTGCTCAAGCTGGGCGAAGGGAGGTCGGGGCTCGCGTGCTTCGATCGGGTGCTCGCCCTGGGATTCGGCGAGGACCTCGACATCGTACTCCAGATGGGTCGCGCGCTCTTCCGCGACGGTTACCTCGATCACGCGCGTCGCTTCTTCGACGTGGCGCTCCGGGCCCACGCGGAGAGCGCCGAGGCCTCCGCCTGCGTCGGATACGCGGCGCACCGGCTCTCGCAGGAAAAGGACTCGATCCGCTGGCTTCGGCGCGCGCTCGAGATCGATCCGGACCACTCGGAAGCGCGGGTCTACTTGGCGAACCTGCTGTATGACCGGGGGCAGTCGGAAGAAGCGCTGGCGGAGTTCGAGAAGTCCGACCCGGAGGAACACTGGGACGAGCTCGGCATCTGGAGGGTCATCGAGCTCAAGAAGACCATCTACCGGTTGCCCGACGACGACCCTGAGCTGCGTCCTTGGCTGGTGCGGTTGGCGGACCTGGCCGGCGAGGCGGACGCGACCGAGCTGCTGCTAGCCGAGATCGAGGCGGCGGGCCCGGACGGCACCGGCTCGCGCGATCCGGCGCAGCTCGAGCTCTTCGGCACCCTCCTCACCGAGCTGCAGGAGATGCGCAAGCGCACGCGCTCCGGTGAGGTCCATCGCATAGCGACGCCCGACGGCACGTCCTACATCGGCACCTGGGAGGAGATCGTCCTCTGCATGCGCGACGCCGATGCGACCTTCGCCGGCCGGCCCATCGATGAGTACCTAGCCGGGGCGGCGCAGCGCGCGTCACAGCTCACCGGCATCGCCATCCCGGCCACCGACGCGGAGAGCTTCATCCGCGGGAGCGCCGACGCGGGACTGCTGCGCATAGTGCGGTGA
- a CDS encoding MarR family transcriptional regulator — MRPAKPSNGGRRRSYGGAADRALNLWVALARCAASVSRVSARDIHRYGLTQAQFAVLEVLYHRGALPLCSIGEKLLVTSGNITYVADQLERAGYLRRQRSTEDRRVVLAHLTPKGEALLDLHFPSHAARMAEAAGTLSPREQDSLARLLKKWGKATQKNP, encoded by the coding sequence ATGAGGCCAGCCAAGCCCTCCAACGGCGGCCGGCGCCGCTCCTACGGCGGCGCTGCCGATCGCGCCCTGAACCTGTGGGTGGCACTGGCACGGTGCGCGGCTTCGGTCAGCCGGGTCTCGGCGCGCGACATCCACCGTTACGGCCTCACTCAAGCGCAGTTCGCCGTGCTCGAGGTGCTCTATCACCGGGGAGCGCTCCCTCTGTGTTCCATCGGCGAGAAGCTCCTCGTGACGAGCGGCAACATCACCTACGTCGCGGACCAGCTCGAGCGCGCCGGGTACCTGAGGCGCCAGCGTTCGACCGAGGACCGCCGCGTCGTGCTCGCGCACCTGACGCCCAAAGGGGAGGCGCTCCTCGACCTGCATTTCCCCTCGCACGCAGCGCGCATGGCCGAGGCGGCGGGCACGCTCAGCCCCCGCGAGCAGGATTCGCTCGCCCGCCTGCTCAAGAAGTGGGGAAAGGCGACGCAGAAGAACCCTTGA
- a CDS encoding PPC domain-containing protein gives MRRLLPLIPLCVLALACNRSSGPAVHGIKVGSSASGALSDGDPMMRGNKGPYQVWTLRGKRGQRLVIDLTSSSFDAYLYVRDADGFLIGSDDDSGDDNNARLRTILPRNGSYRIVTTSFGSTARGDYTLAVSEWPAPEAPSPGSSLSIAVGETKDGLLEPGDEFSGDGPYQDRWTFELKANERVRVEMRSTDVDSYLMLVGPDGRVVATNDDANGRDAVINVRAPAPGRYTAFATTYGDQPRVGAYRISLTAVSGEFADPGTVQSISEGEAREGQLESGDSATASGSYADIYQFRAPRAGTATVDLTSTDLDPYLMLQDSAGTELTHDDDSGEGNNALITYPVSAGTLYRMVVGTYGSGARSGGYHLTARVTP, from the coding sequence ATGCGCCGCCTCCTCCCGCTCATTCCGTTGTGCGTGCTCGCCCTCGCCTGCAACCGGAGTTCCGGCCCGGCCGTCCACGGCATCAAGGTGGGCTCGTCCGCGAGCGGCGCGCTCTCCGATGGGGACCCGATGATGCGAGGCAACAAGGGCCCCTATCAGGTGTGGACGCTGCGAGGCAAGCGCGGCCAGCGCCTGGTGATCGACCTGACGTCGTCCTCGTTCGACGCGTATCTCTACGTGCGTGATGCCGACGGCTTCCTGATCGGCTCCGACGACGACTCCGGCGACGATAATAACGCGCGCCTCAGGACGATCCTCCCGCGAAACGGCAGCTACCGGATCGTAACGACATCCTTCGGGTCGACCGCGCGCGGTGATTACACGCTGGCGGTTAGCGAGTGGCCGGCGCCTGAGGCGCCGAGCCCCGGTAGCTCCCTGTCCATCGCCGTGGGAGAGACCAAGGACGGGCTGCTGGAGCCGGGCGACGAGTTCTCCGGGGACGGCCCTTACCAGGACCGCTGGACCTTCGAGCTCAAGGCCAACGAGCGGGTGCGGGTCGAGATGAGATCCACCGACGTGGACAGCTATCTCATGCTGGTCGGCCCCGACGGCCGCGTCGTGGCGACCAATGACGACGCGAACGGCCGCGATGCGGTCATCAACGTCCGCGCTCCGGCCCCCGGCCGATACACCGCGTTCGCCACCACCTACGGCGACCAGCCCAGGGTCGGCGCGTACCGCATCTCGCTCACCGCCGTCTCGGGCGAGTTCGCCGATCCGGGCACGGTGCAGTCGATCTCCGAAGGCGAAGCGCGCGAAGGGCAACTCGAGTCCGGAGACAGCGCGACCGCGAGCGGCAGTTACGCCGACATCTACCAGTTCCGCGCCCCGCGCGCCGGCACCGCCACCGTCGACCTCACGTCCACCGACCTCGATCCCTACCTCATGCTTCAGGACTCGGCCGGCACGGAGCTGACCCACGACGACGACAGTGGAGAAGGGAACAACGCGCTGATCACCTACCCGGTCTCCGCCGGCACGCTCTACCGCATGGTGGTGGGCACCTACGGGTCCGGAGCGCGCTCCGGCGGGTACCATCTCACCGCGCGCGTGACGCCGTAG